CTTTGCAGCCTAATTGACAAAAACGACCAGAGTCAGATTTTTGACTTCAATCCTCATAAATTCCAGCCTTTTCTCCATTATACAGGTCCAGGTCTGTTTTGTCTGAGTGCAGGTCGTAGCTGGCGGACTTTTGCCAAAATTTGTAGCCTATATCACTCCAAACCTTTGGAATGGTAGGCTGAGGCGCATCGGTATAGTCTGCCACCCAGAGCGGGTATTGACCAAATTTCTCATTGGTCAGGTACTGATCACCAAAGCTTGGGTCGGTGTAGATAATGGGTTTTCTACCTGACAGGCGCTCCACATGACGAAGAAAAATATAGAGATCCACCTGCAGCTGTAAGGGGTCCACTTCAAAATCAGTAGGTATGCTCTCCGGCTCAATGTCCAGTATGGGCCCAATGTCGGTGCTGGTCAGCTCACCAAGAGTTGTGACAAAGTGTTCGGCCTGATCTATAGGATCCTGTGACGCGTCATAAAAGTGATAGGCGCCGCGAATGAGGCCTTTTTCTGTGATCAGGTTCCAGTTGGTATGAAAGTCCGGGTCCACATAGGACTTGCCCTGTGTGGCTTTGCAAATCACAAAAGAAAGCAAGTCGCGCTTGCTGACCGCCTGTAGGAGGTCGCCATTCCACCGGGACACATCAATGCCCCGCTGAGTGGCTTGACGGGACCGACTGGTGGTGTTTTGTCTGGAAGCCAATGACTCCAGATGGCCGTTCAGTGAGTCCAGTCTGTACCCCAACTGATCCTGCTTGTAATCAACCAGTGACAGGGCCCTCCTGTGGTGGGTGGACTGATAATGAATGTAGATAAACAGGCAGAGGAAGGCGGAGAGGATCGACACCCAGACAGAGAGGATGTTCCAGTTGACCTCACTGGTCTTTTTTTCTTTATTCAAAGGCTTCTTTTCGGCTATGAGCTGCCCTATGGCACTTGATACGAGCAGTGATCCGGTGCATGTAGAGAGGATCGCATCAAACTGGTCGGTATCAAACCTGATGCCCTGATAAACAGTGTTCTTTTTGGTATCCAGGATTTTGTGAGGGTTATCCGTGTAGTCACCTTTGGCATTCAATACAATGGGGCCATTTTGGTTTTTGGGATCTATGAAGGCATCCTGTATGAAAAACATGGACTTGTCCCGAGTAGTCTTCCCCCTGCTGATGGAGAGGTAACCCTCGCGATGCAGGTATTTGAGGAAGGAGATCAATTCAGAAAACTGACTTACTTGCGCTGCTTTTTTCGTTTCGTCATTGAAGAGCTCATTGGTCAAAAAGAGTACGGCAAATCCCTCGCTAGCCTGAATGATCAGCGCCCGACCTTCGGCCTCTTTGAAGAAAACAGTTTCTAGCCAGCCAGCTATGGGCTGATCAGCAGCAGGGGGTAACTCCGAAAGACTTTTTA
This Marinoscillum sp. 108 DNA region includes the following protein-coding sequences:
- a CDS encoding GH25 family lysozyme; amino-acid sequence: MRELTDLEKSWVKSLSELPPAADQPIAGWLETVFFKEAEGRALIIQASEGFAVLFLTNELFNDETKKAAQVSQFSELISFLKYLHREGYLSISRGKTTRDKSMFFIQDAFIDPKNQNGPIVLNAKGDYTDNPHKILDTKKNTVYQGIRFDTDQFDAILSTCTGSLLVSSAIGQLIAEKKPLNKEKKTSEVNWNILSVWVSILSAFLCLFIYIHYQSTHHRRALSLVDYKQDQLGYRLDSLNGHLESLASRQNTTSRSRQATQRGIDVSRWNGDLLQAVSKRDLLSFVICKATQGKSYVDPDFHTNWNLITEKGLIRGAYHFYDASQDPIDQAEHFVTTLGELTSTDIGPILDIEPESIPTDFEVDPLQLQVDLYIFLRHVERLSGRKPIIYTDPSFGDQYLTNEKFGQYPLWVADYTDAPQPTIPKVWSDIGYKFWQKSASYDLHSDKTDLDLYNGEKAGIYED